GAAGACCGGCATCAACACCGAGGCAGGCAAGAACCTGGTCGGGGTCTTCCACGAGCCCTCCCTGGTGCTGGCCGACCTGGCCACCCTGGAAACCCTGCCGCCGAACGAGCTGGTCGCCGGTATGGCCGAGGTGGTCAAGGCCGGTTTCATCGCCGACCCAGGCATCCTGGAACTGATCGAGCGGGACCCGGCCGGGGCGCTGGACAGCGAGGGCGAGCTGCTCGGTGAGCTGGTCCGGCGCTCCATCCAGGTCAAGGCCGATGTGGTGGCCGCCGACCTGCGGGAATCCGGGATGCGCGAGTTCCTGAACTACGGGCACACCCTCGGGCACGCCATCGAGCGCCGGGAGCGCTACCGGTGGCGGCACGGTGCCGCGGTGAGCATCGGGCTGGTCTTCGCCGCCGAGCTGGCCCGGCTGGCGGGCAGGCTGGACGACGCCACCGCCGACCGGCACGGCACGGTGCTGCGGGCCCTCGGCCTGCCGACCCGCTACGACGCCGACGCGCTTCCGCAACTGCTGGAGGGAATGCGCGGGGACAAGAAGACCCGCTCCGGCACGCTGCGCTTCGTGGTGCTGGACGGGCTCGCCAAG
The sequence above is drawn from the Amycolatopsis aidingensis genome and encodes:
- the aroB gene encoding 3-dehydroquinate synthase is translated as MTDPVRVPVRTERPYDVLIGRGLLGELTEALRDTSSVALIHPPTLTTTAEAIRAELAEAGLDAHRVEIPDAEEGKALSVAGFCWEVLGRIGLDRRGAVVGIGGGAVTDLAGFVAATWMRGVRLVNVPTTLLGMVDAAVGGKTGINTEAGKNLVGVFHEPSLVLADLATLETLPPNELVAGMAEVVKAGFIADPGILELIERDPAGALDSEGELLGELVRRSIQVKADVVAADLRESGMREFLNYGHTLGHAIERRERYRWRHGAAVSIGLVFAAELARLAGRLDDATADRHGTVLRALGLPTRYDADALPQLLEGMRGDKKTRSGTLRFVVLDGLAKPGRLEGPDPSLLAAAYSAIAAEPAGNGGGVLL